A genomic segment from Brevundimonas mediterranea encodes:
- a CDS encoding substrate-binding domain-containing protein, with product MIRTLKLATAAAALLALAACGDGGSGGGSSARSGIWSAGSSTVFPFATRVAENFARTAGGAAPRVESLGTGGGIQAFCQGVGPNTPDIANASRPMKASEFDLCQKNGVTDIVEIKIGFDGIVVATARNGNGFNFELNDLYEGLAKEVPGPDGQFVANPAKTWNEVNKGLPNQRIQVYGPPPTSGTRDAFLELGMTPGAKLVPAAAAVEKADKDRFEALAHTLREDGAWIDSGENDNAIVQTLTRTPGSLGVFGYSFLEQNLDTVKAETIDGVTPNADTIASGEYPLSRSLFIYVKKAHIGVIPGLQQYIQEFLSEGAAGKGGYLADRGLIPLPEDQLVAQRATASAMTPMQRPAK from the coding sequence ATGATCCGCACACTGAAACTGGCGACGGCGGCCGCCGCCCTTCTGGCCCTGGCGGCCTGCGGCGACGGCGGTTCCGGCGGCGGCTCCAGCGCCCGTTCGGGCATCTGGTCGGCCGGTTCGTCGACCGTCTTCCCCTTCGCCACCCGCGTGGCCGAGAATTTCGCCCGCACCGCTGGCGGCGCCGCGCCCCGCGTCGAATCCCTGGGCACCGGCGGCGGCATCCAGGCCTTCTGCCAGGGCGTCGGCCCGAACACCCCGGACATCGCCAACGCCTCGCGTCCGATGAAGGCGTCGGAGTTCGACCTGTGCCAGAAGAACGGCGTCACCGACATCGTCGAGATCAAGATCGGCTTTGACGGCATCGTCGTCGCCACGGCCCGCAACGGCAACGGCTTCAACTTCGAACTGAACGACCTGTACGAAGGCCTGGCCAAGGAAGTGCCCGGCCCCGACGGCCAGTTCGTCGCCAACCCGGCCAAGACCTGGAACGAGGTCAACAAGGGCCTGCCGAACCAGCGGATCCAGGTCTATGGCCCGCCGCCCACCTCGGGCACGCGCGACGCCTTCCTGGAGCTGGGCATGACGCCGGGCGCCAAGCTGGTGCCCGCCGCCGCCGCCGTGGAAAAGGCCGACAAGGACCGGTTCGAGGCCCTGGCCCACACCCTGCGCGAAGACGGCGCCTGGATCGACTCGGGCGAGAATGACAACGCCATCGTCCAGACCCTGACCCGCACCCCCGGCTCGCTGGGCGTGTTCGGCTATTCCTTCCTGGAACAGAACCTGGACACGGTGAAGGCCGAGACCATCGACGGCGTCACCCCCAACGCCGACACCATCGCCAGTGGCGAATACCCGCTGTCGCGCAGCCTCTTCATCTATGTGAAGAAGGCCCATATCGGCGTGATCCCCGGCCTGCAGCAGTATATTCAGGAATTCCTCTCGGAAGGCGCCGCAGGCAAGGGCGGCTATCTGGCCGACCGCGGCCTGATCCCGCTGCCCGAAGACCAACTGGTCGCCCAGCGCGCGACCGCATCGGCCATGACCCCGATGCAGCGGCCCGCCAAGTAG
- a CDS encoding DUF2254 domain-containing protein, with product MNRWLFLWRKTRRQLWVRATAYAVFGLAASLLAAALSPWVPRDMAERLGGESVESILTILASSLLGVATFSVGAMVTAYTSVSSAASPRVAALVTSDEETQKSLATFVGAFLYAIVSVTAINAHYYGQNGRAILFLFSLAMVGLVAFRLLAWINRLSSLARVGHMIELVESYARDALEQRRDLPRLGGRAGGLENGAVVVAPATGYVQNVDPDRLQTLAEARDCQVEVVAAPGAFVRRGGVLARISLTACDDTAQADFCSAFALGDSRSYDQDPRFGLIVLGEIAAKALSPGVNDPGTAIQIIGAGVRLLDVWTADASPEKQPPHRDRLFVPGIADADLLDDVFGPVARYGAGDVAVAVRLQKGLKTLATTPALAGAVEVLAREALDRSRVALPIAADVARVEAAAEAG from the coding sequence ATGAATCGATGGCTGTTCCTGTGGCGCAAGACGCGGCGCCAACTGTGGGTGCGGGCGACCGCCTACGCCGTCTTCGGCCTGGCGGCCTCGCTGCTGGCGGCGGCCCTGTCGCCCTGGGTGCCCCGGGACATGGCCGAGCGCCTGGGCGGAGAATCGGTCGAATCCATCCTGACCATACTGGCGTCCAGCCTGCTGGGCGTCGCGACCTTCTCGGTCGGGGCCATGGTGACGGCCTATACGTCGGTGTCGTCCGCCGCCAGCCCCAGGGTCGCGGCCCTGGTGACCAGCGACGAGGAAACCCAGAAGTCGCTGGCGACCTTCGTCGGCGCCTTCCTGTACGCCATCGTGTCGGTGACGGCGATCAACGCCCATTACTACGGCCAGAACGGCCGGGCGATCCTGTTCCTGTTCAGCCTTGCCATGGTCGGGCTGGTGGCGTTTCGCCTGCTGGCCTGGATCAACCGCCTGTCCAGCCTGGCGCGGGTCGGGCACATGATCGAGCTGGTCGAGTCCTATGCGCGGGATGCGCTGGAACAGCGCCGTGACCTGCCGCGACTGGGCGGCCGGGCGGGCGGCCTGGAAAACGGCGCCGTCGTCGTCGCCCCCGCCACCGGCTATGTCCAGAACGTCGATCCCGACCGGCTTCAGACCCTGGCCGAGGCGCGCGACTGTCAGGTCGAGGTCGTGGCTGCGCCGGGCGCCTTCGTGCGGCGCGGCGGGGTGCTGGCGCGCATCAGCCTGACCGCCTGCGACGACACGGCGCAGGCCGACTTCTGCTCGGCCTTCGCCCTGGGCGATTCCCGGTCCTATGATCAGGATCCGCGTTTCGGCCTGATCGTGCTGGGGGAGATCGCCGCCAAGGCCCTGTCTCCCGGCGTCAACGATCCCGGAACGGCGATCCAGATCATCGGCGCGGGCGTCCGCCTGCTGGACGTCTGGACGGCCGACGCCAGTCCGGAAAAACAGCCCCCGCATCGCGACCGGCTGTTCGTGCCGGGAATCGCCGACGCGGACCTGCTTGACGATGTTTTCGGACCGGTGGCCCGTTACGGGGCCGGAGACGTCGCCGTCGCCGTGCGGCTTCAGAAGGGCCTGAAGACTCTGGCGACGACGCCGGCCCTGGCCGGGGCGGTGGAGGTTCTGGCCCGCGAGGCGCTGGACAGATCGCGCGTCGCCCTGCCGATCGCCGCCGATGTCGCACGGGTCGAGGCGGCGGCCGAGGCCGGTTGA
- the rimM gene encoding ribosome maturation factor RimM (Essential for efficient processing of 16S rRNA): MTTDSRLILVGQIGGGFGVRGEVRVTAFTADPLALTAYGPLLRADGTVALTLSATRPDKSGVVGRAKEIATKEQADALRGLKLYVPRDRFPEPDEDEFYLADLLGVEVRDTAGEVMGTVKSVQNFGADDMLEIAPATGGPTWYLPFTKAATPELHLADGWLLAVPPTEVGEREPD; this comes from the coding sequence ATGACCACGGACAGCAGATTGATCCTCGTCGGCCAGATCGGCGGCGGTTTCGGGGTGCGGGGCGAGGTGCGGGTGACCGCCTTCACCGCCGATCCCCTGGCCCTGACCGCCTATGGCCCGCTGCTGCGCGCCGACGGCACGGTCGCCCTGACCCTGTCCGCGACCCGCCCGGACAAGAGCGGCGTGGTCGGCCGGGCCAAGGAGATCGCCACCAAGGAACAGGCCGACGCCCTGCGCGGCCTGAAACTCTATGTTCCCCGCGACCGCTTCCCCGAACCGGACGAGGACGAATTCTATCTCGCCGACCTGCTGGGCGTCGAGGTCCGCGACACGGCGGGCGAGGTCATGGGCACGGTCAAGTCGGTCCAGAATTTCGGCGCCGACGACATGCTGGAGATCGCCCCCGCGACCGGCGGCCCGACCTGGTATCTGCCCTTCACCAAGGCAGCGACGCCCGAGCTGCACCTGGCCGACGGCTGGCTTCTGGCCGTCCCGCCGACCGAGGTGGGCGAGCGCGAGCCGGATTAG
- the phnD gene encoding phosphate/phosphite/phosphonate ABC transporter substrate-binding protein, producing MSPFQASLARRFVAKAGVAALGAAMILGLASCGGGDEKPAAGTMPSELTFSILSAEGQASSGPLWQPLLDDMSKAVGVPVKPFFAGNYNVLIEAMRFNQTQVAWFSAKPALEAVDRAQGEVIARIVDPEGRDSYTSTLIVRKGSGVTLDKVLACGKQYDFGIGDAQSTSGTLAPLTFLFNPRGIVPAQCFKTVRSASHQANAFAVATGVVDVATSNSVNTVFMRRENPQLASQIEDIWVSPPIPESGIVIREDLDPALKEKLRSFFLTYGQGQGPEAERQRQVLAGLNYSMFRAADDSYLDPVREMVADQKLSEARAKNDQAGVAAAERDLAALRAKREVQP from the coding sequence ATGAGCCCGTTTCAAGCTTCTTTGGCGCGTCGCTTCGTAGCGAAGGCCGGCGTCGCCGCCCTGGGCGCCGCAATGATCCTGGGCCTCGCCTCGTGCGGCGGGGGCGACGAGAAGCCGGCGGCCGGGACCATGCCGTCGGAACTGACCTTCTCCATCCTGTCGGCCGAGGGCCAGGCCTCTTCGGGCCCGCTGTGGCAGCCGCTGCTGGACGACATGTCCAAGGCCGTCGGCGTGCCGGTGAAGCCCTTCTTCGCGGGCAACTACAATGTCCTGATCGAGGCCATGCGGTTCAACCAGACCCAGGTAGCCTGGTTCTCGGCCAAGCCGGCCCTGGAAGCCGTCGACCGCGCCCAGGGCGAGGTCATCGCCCGCATCGTCGATCCCGAGGGTCGCGACAGCTACACCTCGACCCTGATCGTGCGCAAAGGCTCGGGCGTCACGCTGGACAAGGTGCTGGCCTGCGGCAAGCAGTATGATTTCGGCATCGGCGACGCCCAGTCGACCTCGGGCACGCTCGCCCCGCTGACCTTCCTGTTCAATCCCCGCGGCATCGTGCCGGCCCAGTGCTTCAAGACCGTGCGCTCGGCCAGCCACCAGGCCAACGCCTTCGCCGTCGCGACCGGCGTGGTGGACGTCGCCACCTCCAACTCGGTCAACACCGTCTTCATGCGCCGCGAGAACCCGCAGCTGGCGTCGCAGATCGAGGACATCTGGGTGTCGCCGCCGATCCCGGAATCCGGCATCGTCATCCGCGAGGATCTGGATCCGGCGCTGAAGGAGAAGCTGCGCAGCTTCTTCCTGACCTACGGCCAGGGCCAGGGCCCCGAGGCCGAGCGCCAGCGTCAGGTGCTGGCGGGCCTGAACTATTCAATGTTCCGCGCCGCCGACGATTCCTACCTGGACCCGGTGCGCGAGATGGTCGCCGACCAGAAGCTGAGCGAGGCCAGGGCCAAGAACGACCAGGCCGGCGTCGCCGCCGCCGAACGCGACCTGGCCGCCCTGCGCGCCAAGCGTGAGGTCCAGCCTTGA
- a CDS encoding glutathione S-transferase N-terminal domain-containing protein, producing the protein MTDLSAFPITGRWPARHPDRLQLYSLPTPNGVKVSIMLEEVGLAYEPHFIDIMANETWGPEFLSLNPNGKIPAILDPDGPGGQPLALFESGAILIYLAEKTGKLLSNDPATRYETIQWLMFQMGAIGPMFGQLGFFHKFAGKDYEDKRPRDRYVAESRRLLGVLETRLANDGGAPRDWIVGEGRGDYSIADVATLGWVRNLIGFYEAGEIVGFNDFPHVAAWLERGLARPAVQRGLAIPARG; encoded by the coding sequence ATGACCGACCTGTCCGCCTTTCCGATCACCGGCCGCTGGCCGGCCCGGCATCCCGACCGGTTGCAGCTCTATTCCCTGCCCACGCCCAATGGCGTGAAGGTGTCGATCATGCTGGAAGAGGTCGGCCTGGCCTATGAGCCGCACTTCATCGACATCATGGCCAACGAGACCTGGGGGCCGGAATTCCTCTCGCTGAACCCCAACGGCAAGATCCCCGCCATTCTCGACCCGGACGGCCCCGGCGGACAGCCGCTGGCCCTGTTCGAGTCCGGCGCCATCCTGATCTATCTGGCGGAAAAGACCGGCAAACTGCTCTCGAACGATCCGGCGACCCGCTATGAGACGATCCAGTGGCTGATGTTCCAGATGGGCGCGATCGGCCCGATGTTCGGCCAACTGGGCTTCTTCCACAAGTTCGCCGGCAAGGACTATGAGGACAAGCGTCCGCGCGACCGCTACGTCGCCGAAAGCCGCCGTCTGCTGGGCGTGCTGGAAACACGGCTGGCCAATGATGGCGGCGCCCCCCGCGACTGGATCGTGGGCGAGGGCCGGGGCGACTATTCCATCGCCGACGTCGCTACGCTGGGCTGGGTCCGCAACCTGATCGGCTTCTACGAGGCGGGCGAGATCGTCGGCTTCAACGACTTCCCGCACGTCGCCGCCTGGCTGGAGCGCGGCCTGGCCCGTCCGGCGGTGCAGCGCGGGCTGGCGATTCCGGCGCGGGGCTGA
- a CDS encoding DUF3597 domain-containing protein, which produces MGIFSSIWNKITGHKPKTAPAPSPTVGGAPPTPGAAPIATAAPVLPPVDVEAVLSDLAESRGGGGNWRTSIVDLLKLLDLDSSLAARKELAEELNVHAGEHGSAEQNTALSRAVWNKLAENGGQVPASLRD; this is translated from the coding sequence ATGGGCATCTTCTCTTCGATCTGGAACAAGATCACCGGCCACAAACCGAAGACGGCCCCCGCGCCGTCGCCGACCGTCGGCGGCGCGCCCCCCACGCCGGGCGCTGCGCCCATTGCGACGGCGGCGCCTGTCCTGCCCCCGGTCGACGTCGAGGCGGTGCTCAGCGATCTGGCCGAATCCAGGGGCGGCGGCGGCAACTGGCGCACCTCGATCGTCGATCTGCTGAAGCTGCTGGATCTGGATTCCAGCCTGGCCGCCCGCAAGGAACTGGCCGAGGAACTGAACGTCCACGCCGGCGAACACGGCTCGGCCGAGCAGAACACCGCCCTGTCCAGGGCGGTCTGGAACAAGCTGGCGGAAAACGGCGGCCAGGTCCCGGCGTCGCTGCGGGACTGA
- the phnC gene encoding phosphonate ABC transporter ATP-binding protein, translated as MTSSAAAVAPGLVLARDVSKTFGSRKALDGVSISVASGEMVALIGPSGSGKSTLLRSITGLQSIDPGKGTISVFGETVQKDGRVTGAVRQARGKLGMIFQQFNLVGRLSLFSNVMLGALGRLPAWQGLLGLWPQADKDRAMAALHRVGVSDYAGQRANTLSGGQQQRGAIARAIVQGAKAILADEPVASLDPVSARKVMELLVELNRRDGMGVIVTLHQVDYAIRYCDRVIALQGGKIVYDGPATGLDQQRLIDIYGPEFEDAFWETKA; from the coding sequence ATGACCTCATCCGCAGCCGCCGTCGCCCCCGGGCTTGTCCTGGCGCGTGACGTGTCGAAGACCTTCGGATCGCGAAAGGCGCTGGACGGCGTCTCGATCTCCGTGGCCTCGGGCGAGATGGTCGCCCTGATCGGCCCGTCGGGATCGGGCAAGTCCACCCTGCTGCGCTCCATCACCGGCCTGCAGTCCATCGATCCCGGCAAGGGGACGATCAGCGTCTTTGGTGAAACCGTCCAGAAGGACGGGCGCGTCACCGGCGCCGTGCGCCAGGCGCGCGGCAAGCTGGGCATGATCTTCCAGCAGTTCAATCTGGTCGGGCGGCTGAGCCTGTTCTCCAATGTCATGCTGGGCGCCCTGGGGCGTCTGCCGGCCTGGCAGGGCCTGCTGGGCCTGTGGCCCCAGGCCGACAAGGATCGCGCCATGGCGGCCCTGCACCGGGTCGGGGTCAGCGACTACGCCGGGCAGCGCGCCAACACCCTGTCGGGCGGCCAGCAGCAGCGGGGCGCCATCGCCCGCGCCATCGTGCAGGGCGCCAAGGCCATCCTGGCCGACGAACCCGTCGCCTCGCTGGACCCCGTGTCCGCCCGCAAGGTCATGGAGCTGCTGGTCGAGTTGAATCGCCGCGACGGCATGGGGGTGATCGTCACCCTGCACCAGGTCGACTACGCCATCCGCTACTGCGACCGCGTCATCGCGCTGCAGGGCGGCAAGATCGTCTATGACGGTCCCGCCACGGGCCTGGATCAACAGCGCCTGATCGATATCTATGGTCCTGAATTCGAGGACGCGTTCTGGGAGACCAAGGCATGA
- a CDS encoding enoyl-ACP reductase FabI gives MPTGELMKGKKGLIMGVANANSIAWGIASQLAAQGAELAFTYLGEGLERRVRPLAESVGARLLIQADVTDDASMDAAFAELEKEFGTIDFVVHSVAFANKDELKGSFVENTSRDSFLLAMNISAFSFVDVAKRASKLMPNGGSMITMTYLGSERAIPNYNTMGVAKAALEAATRYIARDLGPKGIRVNAISAGAMRTLSLAGISGGRGMISQGRAMSAMKEDTSMEGVAGAALWLCSDLGLSTTGEVVHVDAGFHMMGLAGDEE, from the coding sequence ATGCCGACCGGCGAACTCATGAAGGGCAAGAAGGGCCTGATCATGGGGGTGGCGAACGCCAATTCGATCGCCTGGGGCATCGCCTCGCAACTGGCGGCCCAGGGGGCGGAACTGGCCTTCACCTATCTGGGCGAGGGGCTTGAGCGTCGGGTGCGGCCGCTGGCCGAGAGCGTGGGCGCCAGGCTGCTGATCCAGGCCGACGTCACCGACGACGCCTCGATGGACGCCGCCTTCGCCGAGCTGGAAAAGGAGTTCGGCACGATCGACTTCGTCGTCCACTCGGTCGCCTTCGCCAACAAGGACGAGCTGAAGGGGTCGTTCGTCGAGAACACCAGCCGCGACAGCTTCCTGCTGGCCATGAACATCTCGGCCTTCAGCTTCGTGGACGTGGCCAAGCGCGCGTCGAAACTGATGCCGAACGGCGGGTCGATGATCACCATGACCTACCTCGGCTCGGAACGGGCCATCCCAAACTACAACACCATGGGCGTGGCCAAGGCGGCGCTGGAGGCGGCGACGCGCTATATCGCCCGTGACCTGGGGCCCAAGGGCATCCGCGTCAACGCCATCTCGGCCGGCGCCATGCGCACCCTGTCGCTGGCCGGCATCTCGGGCGGCCGCGGCATGATCAGCCAGGGCCGCGCCATGTCGGCCATGAAGGAAGACACCTCGATGGAAGGCGTCGCCGGGGCGGCCCTGTGGCTGTGCTCGGACCTGGGCCTGTCGACCACGGGCGAAGTCGTCCACGTCGACGCCGGCTTCCACATGATGGGTCTGGCCGGCGACGAGGAATAG
- the phnE gene encoding phosphonate ABC transporter, permease protein PhnE — MTEASLDMAAKGGVAPTAIPSAPTKSLSATLFDLMLWGGLAIILIASFGKVDMQNFGRLFSGSSNISTYGADLLRPDWGAIFPPGDFWTSFTHVFTQPTTSLAGQMWLTVQIALWGTFLAVFIALPLSLMASRNIAPGWMVFIVRRFMDLLRSIPDLVIATLFIVAVGLGPLAGVLALALNTGGVLAKLFSEAVESIDKGPVEGVRATGAGKLHEIVWGVFPQVAPLWTSFALYRFESNSRAATVLGLIGAGGIGQTLFESIQAFDYSRVAAIAIVIVVAVTLIDTLSQVMRKRLL, encoded by the coding sequence TTGACCGAAGCCAGCCTCGACATGGCGGCCAAGGGCGGCGTCGCCCCGACCGCCATTCCCTCGGCGCCGACCAAGTCGCTGTCGGCCACCCTGTTCGACCTGATGCTGTGGGGCGGTCTGGCGATCATCCTGATCGCCAGTTTCGGCAAGGTGGACATGCAGAATTTCGGCCGGCTGTTCTCGGGCTCGTCGAACATCTCCACCTATGGCGCCGACCTGCTGCGGCCCGACTGGGGGGCCATCTTCCCGCCGGGAGACTTCTGGACGTCGTTCACCCATGTCTTCACCCAGCCGACGACCAGTCTGGCGGGCCAGATGTGGCTGACGGTGCAGATCGCCCTGTGGGGCACCTTCCTGGCCGTCTTCATCGCCCTGCCCCTCAGCCTGATGGCGTCGCGCAACATCGCGCCCGGCTGGATGGTCTTCATCGTGCGCCGGTTCATGGACCTGCTGCGGTCGATCCCCGACCTGGTCATCGCCACCCTGTTCATCGTCGCCGTGGGCCTGGGTCCGCTGGCGGGGGTGCTGGCCCTGGCGCTGAACACCGGCGGGGTGCTGGCCAAGCTGTTCTCCGAGGCGGTCGAGTCGATCGACAAGGGGCCGGTCGAGGGCGTGCGCGCCACCGGCGCCGGCAAGCTGCACGAGATCGTCTGGGGCGTCTTCCCCCAGGTGGCGCCGCTGTGGACCTCGTTCGCCCTGTATCGGTTCGAATCCAACAGCCGCGCGGCTACTGTGCTGGGCCTGATCGGGGCCGGCGGCATCGGCCAGACCCTGTTCGAGAGCATCCAGGCCTTCGACTACAGCCGGGTCGCCGCCATCGCCATCGTCATCGTGGTCGCCGTGACCCTGATCGACACCCTGTCCCAGGTCATGCGCAAACGCCTGCTGTAA
- the galU gene encoding UTP--glucose-1-phosphate uridylyltransferase GalU → MTTKPARLRKAVLPVAGLGTRVLPGTKTTPKELLNVVDRPILSYIVEEAREAGIEHIVFVTGRSKGAIEDYFDHQIELEAQLLAKGKIEILEMMNAELASAGEMSFTRQMQPKGLGHAVWCARDIIGDEPFAVILPDVIVDSQPGALKQLAEVYAETGGNIIGVESVDVEQAHKYGIVDPVGRQGNRIEMKGMVEKPAPGTAPSNLSISGRYILQPEIFDLLATQEKGAGGEIQLTDAMARLMERQAFTAVEYAGVTHDCGDKIGLLRANVALALKRPDLGEAARAAIAALL, encoded by the coding sequence ATGACCACCAAGCCCGCGCGTCTGCGCAAGGCCGTTCTGCCCGTCGCGGGCCTCGGCACCCGCGTTCTTCCCGGCACCAAGACCACGCCCAAGGAACTGCTGAACGTCGTCGATCGGCCGATTCTGTCCTATATCGTGGAAGAAGCCCGCGAAGCCGGGATCGAACACATCGTCTTCGTCACCGGCCGCTCCAAGGGCGCCATCGAGGACTATTTCGATCACCAGATCGAGCTTGAGGCCCAACTGCTGGCCAAGGGCAAGATCGAGATCCTCGAAATGATGAACGCCGAGCTGGCCTCGGCCGGCGAGATGAGCTTCACCCGCCAGATGCAGCCCAAGGGGCTGGGACACGCCGTCTGGTGCGCCCGCGACATCATCGGCGACGAACCCTTCGCCGTCATCCTGCCCGACGTCATCGTCGATTCGCAGCCCGGCGCCCTGAAACAGCTGGCCGAGGTCTATGCCGAGACCGGCGGCAATATCATCGGCGTGGAATCCGTCGACGTCGAACAGGCCCACAAATACGGCATCGTCGATCCGGTCGGCCGTCAGGGCAACCGGATCGAGATGAAGGGGATGGTCGAGAAGCCCGCCCCCGGCACGGCGCCGTCCAATCTGTCGATCTCGGGTCGCTACATCCTTCAGCCGGAGATCTTCGACCTGCTGGCGACCCAGGAGAAGGGCGCCGGGGGCGAGATCCAGCTGACCGACGCCATGGCCCGCCTGATGGAGCGCCAGGCCTTCACCGCCGTCGAATACGCGGGCGTCACCCACGACTGCGGCGACAAGATCGGCCTGCTGCGCGCCAATGTGGCCCTGGCCCTGAAACGTCCCGACCTGGGCGAGGCGGCGCGGGCGGCGATTGCGGCCCTGCTTTAA
- a CDS encoding benzoate/H(+) symporter BenE family transporter: protein MSISEPSAPLLTPSAVSAAAVATVVGFGGTVALVVQAGQALGAHPAQIVSMVTALCLGIGVPGMVLSWRLRMPVVLAWSTPGAALLAASTLGLGWANAVGAFVVAGVLMLLTGLLPVLGRLAQKIPASVASAMLAGVLSPFVLRLFKVAPDELTLAAGLLAVFIVVRRLWPAWALPAVLGAAFVVLMLRNQIGLPPGTGLFGTLSPVIPAFDWKVAASLGLPLFLVTLASQNLPGLVVLRAAGYAPPANLLILATGLTSVIAAPFGAHGVNLAAITAALCTGPDAHPDPARRWIVGVIYGGFYILVALFAAPLAGLFIAMPPAVLAIITGLALIAALTGALSAMLAKADEREAAVLTFAATGSGIALFGIGSAFWGLVVGFAALGALRWIRPKA from the coding sequence CTGTCCATTTCCGAACCGTCCGCCCCCCTGCTGACGCCGTCCGCCGTTTCGGCGGCGGCGGTGGCGACCGTCGTCGGCTTCGGCGGCACGGTGGCCCTGGTGGTGCAGGCGGGTCAGGCGCTGGGCGCCCACCCCGCCCAGATCGTGTCGATGGTCACGGCCCTGTGCCTGGGCATAGGCGTGCCGGGCATGGTGCTGAGCTGGCGACTGCGGATGCCGGTCGTCCTGGCCTGGTCGACGCCCGGCGCGGCCCTGCTCGCGGCCTCCACTCTGGGGCTGGGCTGGGCCAACGCCGTCGGCGCCTTCGTCGTGGCGGGCGTGTTGATGCTGCTGACCGGCCTGTTGCCGGTCCTGGGACGGCTGGCCCAGAAAATCCCCGCCTCGGTCGCCTCGGCCATGCTGGCGGGCGTGCTGTCGCCCTTCGTGCTGAGACTGTTCAAGGTCGCGCCCGACGAGCTGACCTTGGCGGCCGGCCTGCTGGCCGTCTTCATCGTCGTGCGCCGCCTTTGGCCCGCCTGGGCCCTGCCCGCCGTCCTGGGCGCGGCTTTCGTCGTGCTGATGCTCAGGAACCAGATCGGCCTGCCGCCGGGGACCGGCCTGTTCGGGACGCTGTCGCCCGTCATCCCCGCCTTTGACTGGAAGGTCGCCGCCAGTCTGGGCCTGCCGTTGTTCCTGGTGACGCTGGCGTCGCAGAACCTGCCGGGCCTGGTGGTGTTGCGGGCCGCCGGATATGCGCCCCCGGCGAACCTCCTGATCCTGGCGACGGGCCTGACCAGCGTGATCGCCGCGCCGTTCGGGGCGCACGGAGTCAATCTGGCCGCCATAACCGCCGCCCTCTGCACCGGGCCGGACGCCCACCCGGATCCGGCGCGACGCTGGATCGTCGGGGTGATCTATGGCGGCTTCTATATCCTGGTGGCGCTGTTCGCGGCGCCTCTGGCGGGACTGTTCATCGCCATGCCGCCGGCGGTGCTGGCCATCATCACGGGCCTGGCCTTGATCGCCGCCCTGACGGGTGCGCTGAGCGCCATGCTGGCCAAGGCCGACGAGCGCGAAGCCGCCGTCCTGACCTTCGCCGCCACCGGATCGGGGATCGCCCTGTTCGGCATAGGCTCGGCCTTCTGGGGCCTGGTCGTCGGCTTCGCGGCCCTGGGCGCGCTGCGCTGGATCAGACCGAAAGCCTGA
- a CDS encoding YegP family protein, whose amino-acid sequence MAHKFEIYKDKAGEFRVRFKYNSETLFSTEGYSSKASAQNAIDSIKKNGPDAEVEDNS is encoded by the coding sequence ATGGCGCACAAGTTCGAGATCTACAAGGACAAGGCCGGCGAGTTCCGAGTCCGGTTCAAATACAATTCCGAGACCCTGTTCTCGACCGAAGGCTACAGCTCCAAGGCCTCGGCCCAGAACGCCATCGACTCCATCAAGAAGAACGGCCCGGACGCCGAGGTCGAAGACAACAGCTAA